A window of Natrinema versiforme contains these coding sequences:
- a CDS encoding H/ACA ribonucleoprotein complex subunit GAR1 codes for MRRVGSVVRTAQGLAVLRADDTDGDDAGDTDAFRDEIGTMVLDDDLEDVGRVVDVFGPVSRPYLAVTPDDGVHLPSLVGSTLYAR; via the coding sequence ATGCGCCGGGTCGGATCCGTCGTCCGCACCGCACAGGGCCTCGCGGTCCTCCGGGCGGACGACACCGACGGTGACGACGCCGGCGATACCGACGCGTTCCGCGACGAGATCGGCACGATGGTCCTCGACGACGACCTCGAGGATGTCGGCCGGGTCGTCGATGTCTTCGGCCCCGTTTCCAGACCGTATCTGGCGGTGACGCCCGATGACGGCGTCCACCTGCCGTCGCTGGTGGGGTCGACGCTGTACGCGCGGTAG
- a CDS encoding DMT family transporter translates to MTMLRSVPDGYREAVLFSILALCWGSSFVAIEVGLEYVPPLLFAGARYAIAGAIVFGYAAVASDRLRPVGRAEWAAVAIAGVFVIALYHGLLYLGELYVSGAVAATIVSTAPILTAAFAGVLLPEERLAPAGVAGFVLGLVGVIAVVQPTSVGLESNIAVGAVLVFGSAVAFALGGVLVRPLDSALPIETLQAWAMLIGAGVLLGWSVLRGESVASVELTREMLLSFGYLTIVSGAFAFFLYFELLEQTGATQVVLVSYAEPVVAMGVSWVALGYLVDSLTLVGLLTILAGFVVIKRTALRSLLRSVLEGHSTATS, encoded by the coding sequence ATGACAATGTTGCGTTCAGTGCCAGACGGGTACCGCGAAGCGGTGCTCTTTTCGATACTCGCACTCTGTTGGGGAAGTTCGTTCGTCGCGATCGAAGTCGGCCTCGAGTACGTCCCGCCGCTGTTGTTCGCCGGCGCTCGGTACGCGATCGCGGGCGCGATCGTCTTCGGGTACGCGGCCGTCGCGAGCGATCGGCTCCGGCCGGTCGGCCGGGCGGAGTGGGCGGCCGTCGCCATCGCCGGCGTGTTCGTCATCGCGCTCTACCACGGCCTCCTGTATCTCGGCGAGTTGTACGTCTCGGGGGCGGTTGCGGCGACCATCGTCAGCACGGCCCCGATACTGACGGCGGCGTTCGCCGGCGTCTTGCTCCCGGAGGAGCGGCTGGCACCCGCCGGCGTCGCGGGCTTCGTGCTCGGACTGGTCGGCGTGATCGCCGTCGTCCAGCCCACCTCGGTCGGGCTCGAAAGCAACATCGCCGTCGGTGCCGTCCTGGTGTTCGGTTCGGCGGTCGCGTTCGCCCTCGGAGGCGTCCTCGTTCGGCCGCTCGACTCGGCGCTGCCGATCGAGACCCTGCAGGCGTGGGCGATGCTCATCGGTGCCGGCGTCTTGCTGGGTTGGTCGGTCCTCCGCGGAGAGTCGGTCGCGTCGGTCGAACTGACCCGCGAGATGCTGCTCTCCTTTGGCTACCTGACGATCGTCTCCGGCGCGTTCGCGTTCTTCCTCTACTTCGAACTGCTCGAGCAAACCGGAGCGACGCAGGTCGTCCTCGTCAGCTACGCCGAACCGGTGGTGGCGATGGGTGTGAGCTGGGTCGCCTTGGGCTATCTCGTCGATTCGCTCACGCTCGTCGGCCTGCTGACGATCCTCGCGGGGTTCGTCGTCATCAAACGCACCGCACTTCGATCCCTGCTTCGCTCGGTGCTCGAGGGGCACTCGACCGCGACGTCGTGA
- a CDS encoding HTH domain-containing protein: MTATRDTDPAELTAVCHVRAPLLLEPVDRQIETLQACESEGAIDDLLLRSWPKEVALSEESPHQEVLANYERFLQWADERGVTVRPPFRERSTTSQVTGTTRELLVTPLVCLELYADDELVGVFPHSDEATEETYTTDEAIATLRTGEIPTPFGSVDETDADLESATSSTCPDCGGSLIDGQGLFTCGDCGWAGTVTETGRYESQSEQSEQGSEQSVAEPRSR, encoded by the coding sequence ATGACTGCAACGAGAGACACTGACCCAGCGGAACTCACTGCGGTGTGTCACGTGCGTGCGCCGCTGCTGCTCGAGCCGGTCGACCGGCAGATCGAGACCCTGCAGGCCTGCGAATCCGAAGGGGCGATCGACGACCTGCTGCTCCGGAGTTGGCCGAAGGAGGTCGCGCTGTCCGAGGAGAGCCCTCATCAGGAAGTCCTCGCGAACTACGAGCGGTTCCTGCAGTGGGCCGACGAGCGAGGCGTGACGGTTCGCCCGCCGTTCCGGGAGCGCTCGACGACCTCACAGGTCACCGGGACGACCCGGGAGCTGCTCGTGACGCCGCTGGTGTGTCTCGAACTCTACGCCGACGACGAACTAGTCGGCGTCTTCCCCCACTCCGACGAGGCGACCGAGGAGACCTACACCACCGACGAGGCGATCGCGACGCTTCGAACCGGCGAGATCCCGACGCCGTTCGGCTCCGTCGACGAGACGGACGCGGACCTCGAGTCGGCGACCTCGAGTACCTGCCCCGACTGCGGCGGGTCCCTGATCGACGGGCAGGGGCTGTTCACCTGTGGGGACTGCGGATGGGCCGGGACCGTCACCGAAACCGGGCGGTACGAGTCACAGTCAGAGCAGTCGGAACAGGGGAGCGAGCAGTCGGTCGCCGAACCGCGATCGCGATAG
- a CDS encoding DUF6517 family protein, whose amino-acid sequence MDRRQFLGALAAGSVGTVAGCLSGFADDATTFTAAPARVSEDAASETGYEYRGTRKRVDERQVGGEEIEATSYLSTYDRSIDLPSGRFGDEPVRAGAFGVGTTPQINVGGEDFNPISDFSDREIAARIQDHYEGLEIVRAVGGRALEALGVRFSLESYEGTASLQGEFDIEVVLDIFRREHEDDHIVVAAIYPVEDVLPSEQERIDTLIRGLQSYDDLEVDIVESDGWDSSSN is encoded by the coding sequence ATGGATCGACGGCAGTTCCTCGGCGCGCTCGCGGCAGGCAGTGTCGGTACGGTAGCCGGCTGCCTCAGCGGGTTCGCTGACGACGCGACGACGTTTACCGCGGCACCGGCGCGCGTCTCCGAGGACGCGGCGTCAGAAACCGGCTACGAGTATCGGGGGACGCGCAAACGCGTCGACGAACGACAGGTCGGCGGCGAAGAGATCGAGGCGACGAGCTACCTCAGCACGTACGACCGGTCGATCGACCTGCCGTCCGGACGGTTCGGCGACGAACCGGTTCGGGCCGGCGCGTTCGGCGTGGGCACGACGCCGCAGATCAACGTCGGCGGCGAGGACTTCAACCCGATCAGCGACTTCTCGGACAGGGAGATCGCGGCCCGCATTCAGGACCACTACGAGGGTCTCGAGATCGTCCGCGCCGTCGGCGGCCGGGCGCTCGAGGCGCTGGGTGTCCGATTCTCCCTCGAGTCCTACGAGGGGACCGCGTCGCTACAGGGCGAGTTCGATATCGAGGTCGTCCTCGATATCTTCCGGCGCGAGCACGAGGACGACCACATCGTGGTCGCCGCGATCTACCCCGTCGAGGACGTGCTCCCATCGGAACAGGAGCGGATCGACACGCTGATCCGCGGCCTGCAGAGCTACGACGACCTCGAGGTCGACATCGTCGAGAGCGACGGCTGGGACAGTTCCAGCAACTGA
- the srp19 gene encoding signal recognition particle subunit SRP19: MVENVIWPAYLDAALSRAEGRRVSEDLAVEEPTVDEIAKAVQQIGYDATIERDKSYSREHWADRGRVVVRGADDSTKNDLVQAVAAYVVAMRD; this comes from the coding sequence ATGGTCGAGAACGTCATCTGGCCCGCCTATCTCGATGCGGCCCTCTCGCGGGCCGAGGGACGGCGCGTGTCCGAGGATCTGGCGGTCGAGGAACCGACGGTCGACGAGATCGCGAAGGCCGTCCAGCAGATCGGGTACGACGCCACGATCGAGCGGGACAAGTCCTACTCCCGAGAGCACTGGGCCGACCGGGGCCGAGTCGTCGTCCGCGGCGCCGACGATTCGACGAAGAACGACCTCGTGCAAGCCGTCGCGGCGTACGTCGTCGCGATGCGGGACTGA
- the btuC gene encoding vitamin B12 ABC transporter permease BtuC produces the protein MYRPARTAAWSAGLLVLLVAVTLTSAALGPVRIDLVTVAMAVLNAVVVPVGVTVGSASLPLLGVSVPVPGLEYAAVFSFDIPATRQIIVADIRLPRIALAATVGLALAAAGTVMQGFFRNPLADPSIIGVSSGAAAGAVAAIAFPALIPVGGLHLSAFVGALGTAFLVYGIATDGGRTPVATLLLAGVAVQAFLGAMISYMLVHSGDSLREAVFWMMGHLNNSQWSDVQFALPIALVGVLILCAFRRELNVLLLGEEDAHHLGIEVERTKLLLLALASVVTAAGVAVAGVIGFVGLVVPHIMRLIVGPDHRILLPTSALAGASFLVATDTLARAGPAVVPVGVITAALGAPFFLFLLTRREVHSL, from the coding sequence ATGTACCGACCGGCCCGCACGGCGGCGTGGTCGGCCGGACTCCTCGTCCTCCTGGTCGCCGTTACCCTCACCAGCGCCGCGCTCGGCCCGGTCAGGATCGACCTCGTGACGGTCGCGATGGCGGTACTGAACGCGGTCGTCGTCCCCGTGGGCGTGACCGTCGGTAGCGCCTCGCTTCCGCTCCTCGGGGTCTCGGTTCCGGTCCCCGGGCTCGAGTACGCCGCGGTCTTCTCGTTCGATATCCCGGCGACCCGCCAGATCATCGTCGCGGACATTCGGCTGCCACGCATCGCGCTCGCGGCGACGGTCGGGCTCGCACTCGCCGCCGCGGGGACGGTGATGCAGGGGTTCTTTCGGAACCCGCTCGCCGATCCGTCGATCATCGGCGTGTCGTCGGGGGCCGCCGCGGGCGCGGTGGCCGCGATCGCGTTCCCGGCGCTGATTCCCGTCGGCGGCCTCCACCTCTCGGCGTTCGTCGGCGCGCTCGGGACGGCGTTTCTCGTCTACGGGATCGCGACCGACGGCGGGCGGACGCCGGTCGCGACGCTGTTGCTCGCCGGCGTCGCGGTCCAGGCCTTTCTCGGCGCGATGATCTCCTACATGCTCGTCCACAGCGGCGACTCGCTCAGGGAGGCCGTCTTCTGGATGATGGGCCACCTCAACAACAGCCAGTGGAGCGACGTGCAGTTCGCCCTGCCGATCGCGCTGGTCGGCGTGCTGATCCTCTGTGCGTTCCGGCGGGAGCTGAACGTCCTCCTGCTCGGCGAGGAGGACGCCCACCACCTCGGGATCGAGGTCGAGCGGACCAAACTCCTCCTGCTCGCGCTCGCGAGCGTCGTCACCGCCGCCGGCGTCGCGGTCGCGGGCGTCATCGGCTTCGTCGGCCTCGTCGTCCCGCACATCATGCGGCTGATCGTCGGCCCGGACCACCGAATCCTGCTGCCGACCAGCGCACTCGCGGGAGCCTCGTTCCTCGTCGCGACCGACACCCTCGCCCGGGCGGGGCCGGCCGTCGTCCCGGTCGGAGTCATCACGGCGGCGCTCGGGGCGCCGTTCTTCCTGTTCCTGCTCACCCGACGGGAGGTGCACTCGCTGTGA
- a CDS encoding Lrp/AsnC family transcriptional regulator: MDDRDVRLLKAIAERETGSPERLHEATGIPISTIHYRLNNLREEGIIENDRYDIDLEELGLGVTVLVEIHADYQGSYEEFADRLLTVEGVTNVYFTMGETDFIVIARLSDSGMVERLIAEFEQLEGVERTDSTFVISAVEERDALQSYELATLLEELTDE, from the coding sequence ATGGACGACCGCGACGTGCGCCTGCTCAAGGCGATCGCTGAACGCGAGACGGGGAGTCCCGAACGGCTCCACGAGGCGACCGGCATTCCGATCTCGACGATCCACTACCGGCTCAACAACCTCCGCGAGGAGGGGATCATCGAAAACGACCGCTACGACATCGACCTCGAGGAACTCGGCCTCGGCGTCACAGTGCTGGTCGAGATCCACGCCGACTATCAGGGCTCCTACGAGGAGTTCGCGGACCGGCTGCTGACCGTCGAGGGCGTCACGAACGTCTACTTCACGATGGGCGAGACGGACTTCATCGTCATCGCCCGACTCAGCGATAGCGGGATGGTCGAGCGGCTGATCGCCGAGTTCGAGCAACTCGAGGGCGTCGAGCGAACGGACTCGACGTTCGTCATCTCGGCGGTCGAGGAACGCGACGCGCTCCAGAGCTACGAGTTAGCGACGCTGCTCGAGGAACTGACCGACGAGTGA
- a CDS encoding winged helix-turn-helix domain-containing protein: protein MGTKHTRVDDAPDDPDDLLPERSVLSLEEYLEMQAAVGNRTRFEIVYRLSRTDELTPTELDSMMDVDDSTLHYHLGKLRDVGLIEKRVRTERDSEGLYTYYSATILGEVILEHGVEELLRREWEFSDAYDSSEN from the coding sequence ATGGGGACGAAACACACTCGAGTCGACGACGCTCCGGACGATCCGGACGACCTCCTCCCGGAGCGAAGCGTCCTCTCACTCGAGGAATACCTCGAGATGCAGGCCGCAGTCGGGAACCGGACCCGCTTCGAGATCGTCTATCGACTCTCTCGGACGGACGAACTGACCCCCACGGAACTCGATTCGATGATGGACGTCGACGACAGTACCCTCCACTACCACCTTGGCAAACTCCGAGACGTGGGGCTGATCGAAAAGCGCGTCCGGACCGAACGGGACAGCGAGGGACTGTACACGTACTACAGCGCGACGATCCTCGGCGAGGTCATCCTCGAGCACGGCGTCGAAGAACTCCTCCGCCGCGAGTGGGAGTTCAGCGACGCGTACGATAGCAGCGAGAACTGA
- the gatE gene encoding Glu-tRNA(Gln) amidotransferase subunit GatE has translation MTEYDYESLGLVAGLEIHQQLDTATKLFCQCPTELREPAESTRSFTRYLHPTRSELGELDDAAVEESKVEREFEYLAYDTTCLVEEDDEPPHELDEEALETTLEVAQLMDMSPVDQAHVMRKIVVDGSNTTGFQRSSLIATDGEIETSEGTVGIEDMLLEEESAQRVEETDDGVRYSLDRLGIPLVEIGTSPDISSPEQALEAAERIGMLLRSTGKVKRGLGTIRQDVNVSIEEGARVEIKGVQSLDDIDDIVRNEVARQAELVEIRDELAEREASVGDVQDVTAVFEETESGVIGGALSSGGSVMAVPLYDFDGIVGREIAPDRRLGTELSDHAKRHGAGGIFHTDELPAYGVTEEEVAALRDAVGAGEAQSASNSASGEQPRAGPEDAVAIVAADTEIAESAIEAAAERAETALEGVPEETRGANDDGTTRYLRPLPGAARMYPETDVPPVEPDPSEVPEPELLTAKVDRYQDEYDLGEGLAEQVAYGEYMPLFEDVVADGVDPTLAASTLESTLTELRRDDVPVEKLTREHLEGVLRMVEDGDLPNEGVGALLTALAAEPDRTAEEAAEEEGLGGADEDEVREAIAEVVERNESQVEEEGMQAFSGLMGECMGALRGKADGDLVSELLREEIQKQA, from the coding sequence ATGACCGAGTACGATTACGAGTCCCTCGGACTCGTCGCCGGGCTGGAGATCCACCAGCAACTCGACACGGCGACGAAGCTGTTCTGCCAGTGTCCGACCGAGCTTCGCGAGCCCGCGGAGTCGACGCGTTCGTTCACGCGCTATCTGCACCCGACCCGGAGCGAACTGGGCGAACTCGACGACGCCGCCGTCGAGGAGAGTAAGGTCGAACGCGAGTTCGAGTACCTCGCCTACGACACGACCTGCCTCGTCGAGGAGGACGACGAACCGCCCCACGAACTCGACGAAGAGGCCCTCGAGACGACCCTCGAGGTCGCCCAGCTCATGGACATGAGCCCGGTCGATCAGGCCCACGTCATGCGCAAGATCGTCGTCGACGGCTCGAACACGACCGGCTTCCAGCGCTCGTCGCTGATCGCCACCGACGGCGAGATCGAGACCAGCGAGGGCACCGTCGGCATCGAGGACATGCTGCTCGAGGAGGAGAGCGCCCAGCGCGTCGAGGAGACTGACGACGGCGTGCGCTACAGCCTCGACCGGTTGGGGATCCCGCTGGTCGAGATCGGCACGAGCCCGGACATCTCGAGCCCCGAACAGGCCCTCGAGGCGGCCGAACGGATCGGGATGCTCCTGCGCTCGACCGGGAAGGTCAAGCGCGGACTGGGGACGATCCGACAGGACGTCAACGTCTCCATCGAGGAGGGCGCTCGCGTCGAGATCAAGGGCGTCCAGAGTCTGGACGATATCGACGACATCGTGCGCAACGAGGTCGCCCGGCAGGCCGAACTCGTCGAGATTCGGGACGAACTCGCGGAGCGCGAGGCGTCTGTCGGCGACGTACAGGACGTGACCGCGGTCTTCGAGGAAACCGAGAGCGGCGTCATCGGCGGCGCGCTCAGTTCGGGTGGTTCCGTGATGGCGGTGCCGCTGTACGACTTTGACGGCATCGTGGGTCGAGAGATCGCCCCCGACCGCCGGCTCGGCACCGAACTCTCGGACCACGCGAAGCGCCACGGCGCGGGCGGGATCTTCCACACCGACGAACTGCCTGCGTACGGGGTCACGGAGGAGGAGGTCGCGGCCCTGCGCGATGCGGTCGGGGCGGGCGAGGCGCAGAGCGCCTCGAATTCGGCGAGCGGCGAGCAGCCGCGAGCCGGCCCCGAGGACGCCGTCGCGATCGTCGCCGCCGACACCGAGATCGCGGAGTCGGCCATCGAGGCCGCCGCAGAGCGGGCCGAAACCGCACTCGAGGGCGTCCCCGAGGAGACCCGCGGCGCGAACGACGACGGGACGACGCGGTACCTGCGGCCGCTGCCCGGTGCGGCGCGGATGTACCCCGAGACGGACGTGCCGCCCGTCGAGCCGGACCCGAGCGAGGTGCCCGAGCCCGAACTGCTGACCGCAAAGGTCGACCGCTATCAGGACGAGTACGACCTCGGCGAGGGGCTGGCCGAACAGGTCGCCTACGGCGAGTACATGCCGCTGTTCGAGGACGTCGTCGCCGACGGTGTCGACCCGACGCTCGCGGCCTCGACGCTCGAGTCGACGCTGACCGAACTGCGCCGGGACGACGTGCCCGTCGAGAAGCTGACTCGGGAGCACCTCGAGGGCGTCCTCCGCATGGTCGAGGACGGCGACCTTCCCAACGAAGGGGTGGGCGCCCTCCTGACGGCACTGGCAGCAGAGCCGGATCGAACTGCCGAAGAAGCCGCCGAGGAAGAAGGACTCGGCGGCGCCGACGAGGACGAGGTCCGGGAGGCGATCGCCGAGGTCGTCGAACGAAACGAGAGTCAGGTCGAAGAAGAGGGCATGCAGGCCTTCTCCGGGCTCATGGGCGAGTGCATGGGCGCGCTGCGCGGGAAGGCGGACGGCGACCTCGTGAGCGAACTCCTGCGCGAAGAAATCCAGAAGCAAGCGTAA
- a CDS encoding PGF-CTERM-anchored ABC transporter substrate-binding protein, which yields MRRQLTVLLAVLLAVSAFAPAAAGQSNDGGESTADCEFPLEVTDATGETITLEEAPESVVALQPSDAQTVFEIGAEDRLVGMPNNPATSDLELGDRTAISDNYQLVPERVVDLDPDLVLAANATETQNVEQLRNAGLTVYQFDNAESLDDVRDNVLTTGELTGECDGAEETVDWMDEQLEIVETALEDEERPLAYYAMGDGYTAGTGTFIHEAMTTAGVENVAERAGIEDYGTINAETVVDENPDWIIHPDDREEPPVHQSVQATTAYQDGNVLAIDANQISQPAPGIVDAIVNIVETVHPDAYEQASDELEAGAESDDGSDDDASGESAIPGFGVAAALVAVLAVSGVVASRR from the coding sequence ATGCGACGACAACTTACCGTCCTGTTGGCCGTATTGCTCGCCGTTTCCGCGTTCGCGCCCGCCGCAGCCGGGCAGTCGAACGACGGCGGCGAATCGACCGCCGACTGCGAGTTTCCCCTCGAGGTGACCGACGCCACGGGCGAGACGATCACGCTCGAGGAAGCGCCCGAGTCGGTCGTGGCGCTCCAGCCGAGCGACGCCCAGACGGTGTTCGAGATCGGAGCCGAGGACCGGCTCGTCGGGATGCCCAACAACCCGGCGACGAGCGACCTCGAACTCGGCGATCGAACGGCCATCTCCGACAATTACCAGCTCGTTCCCGAGCGGGTGGTCGATCTCGACCCCGACCTCGTCTTGGCCGCCAACGCGACCGAGACCCAGAACGTCGAGCAACTCCGCAACGCTGGTCTCACCGTCTATCAGTTCGATAACGCCGAATCGCTCGACGATGTCCGCGACAACGTCCTGACGACGGGCGAACTCACCGGCGAGTGTGACGGGGCCGAGGAGACCGTCGACTGGATGGACGAGCAACTCGAGATCGTCGAGACCGCACTCGAGGACGAAGAGCGTCCGCTGGCGTACTACGCGATGGGCGACGGCTACACCGCCGGCACGGGGACGTTCATTCACGAAGCGATGACGACAGCGGGCGTCGAAAACGTCGCTGAGCGCGCCGGAATCGAGGACTACGGGACGATCAACGCCGAAACGGTGGTCGACGAGAACCCCGATTGGATCATCCATCCCGACGACAGGGAGGAGCCGCCGGTCCACCAGTCGGTGCAGGCGACGACGGCGTATCAGGACGGCAACGTCCTCGCCATCGACGCGAATCAGATCAGCCAGCCCGCGCCCGGGATCGTCGACGCGATCGTGAACATCGTCGAGACGGTCCACCCCGATGCCTACGAACAGGCGAGCGACGAACTCGAGGCGGGTGCCGAGAGCGACGACGGATCTGACGACGACGCGAGCGGCGAGAGCGCCATCCCCGGGTTCGGCGTCGCCGCCGCGCTGGTCGCCGTGCTGGCCGTCAGCGGGGTCGTCGCGAGCCGACGGTAG
- the cysS gene encoding cysteine--tRNA ligase produces the protein MTLHVTNTLTGEKEPFEPRDPENVLLYYCGLTVSDPPHLGHARSWVHVDVMHRWLEHLSYDVRHVENFTDVNEKIVARVGEDELGEDESSVAETYIQRTIDDMRSLNLLRAEVYPRVSEHVPEIIDLVETLIEKGYAYESNGSVYFDVTSFDEYGKLSNQELGEIESQGDPDERTEKRNPADFALWKAGGVDADAVAEHRHEGVDHGGDPPEGLTWDSPWGEGRPGWHIECSAMSMTHLDETLDIHVGGRDLVFPHHENEIAQSEAATDQQFANYWLHCELFQMDEEKMSSSLGNFVTVEEAIDRWGTNVMRTFLTAGSYNSKQLYSDETIAEAEERWDQLERGYEAAVEALDSPDASSKVTDESFRDEIDGAREAFTTAMNDDFNTREAQSALLSVATAINRHLETEDEGGDGDASGGCDYRGLRRAVETLEELGGVLGLSFAGETTGSAELAGDVVDLVLEVREQEREAGNYERADELRDELEGLGIEVQDTDDGSTYRLPSGE, from the coding sequence ATGACCCTGCACGTGACGAACACGTTGACGGGCGAGAAAGAGCCGTTCGAGCCACGGGACCCCGAGAACGTTCTCCTCTACTACTGTGGCCTGACGGTCTCCGACCCGCCGCATCTGGGCCACGCGCGGTCGTGGGTCCACGTCGACGTCATGCACCGCTGGCTCGAGCACCTCTCATACGACGTGCGTCACGTCGAGAACTTCACCGACGTCAACGAGAAGATCGTCGCCCGCGTCGGCGAGGACGAGTTGGGCGAGGACGAGAGTTCGGTCGCCGAGACCTACATCCAGCGGACGATCGACGACATGCGCTCGCTGAACCTCCTGCGCGCGGAGGTCTACCCGCGGGTGTCCGAACACGTCCCCGAGATCATCGACCTCGTCGAGACCCTGATCGAGAAGGGCTACGCCTACGAGTCCAACGGCTCGGTCTACTTCGACGTCACCAGCTTCGACGAGTACGGCAAGCTCTCGAATCAGGAACTCGGCGAGATCGAGTCACAGGGCGATCCCGACGAGCGCACCGAGAAGCGCAATCCGGCGGACTTCGCCCTCTGGAAGGCCGGCGGCGTCGACGCCGATGCGGTCGCGGAACACCGCCACGAGGGCGTCGACCACGGCGGCGATCCCCCCGAGGGGCTGACCTGGGACTCGCCGTGGGGAGAGGGCCGCCCCGGCTGGCACATCGAGTGCTCTGCGATGAGCATGACCCACCTCGATGAGACCCTGGACATCCACGTCGGCGGCCGGGATCTGGTCTTCCCTCACCACGAAAACGAGATCGCCCAATCCGAGGCGGCGACGGACCAGCAGTTCGCGAACTACTGGCTCCACTGCGAACTGTTCCAGATGGACGAGGAGAAGATGTCCTCGAGTCTGGGCAACTTCGTCACGGTCGAGGAGGCGATCGACCGCTGGGGGACAAACGTCATGCGAACGTTCCTGACCGCCGGCTCCTACAACAGCAAACAGCTCTACTCCGACGAGACGATCGCCGAGGCCGAGGAGCGGTGGGACCAACTCGAGCGGGGCTACGAGGCGGCCGTCGAGGCGCTGGACTCGCCCGATGCGAGTTCGAAGGTCACGGACGAGTCGTTCCGCGACGAGATCGACGGCGCGCGCGAGGCGTTTACGACCGCGATGAACGACGACTTCAACACGCGGGAGGCCCAGTCCGCGCTGCTGTCGGTCGCGACGGCGATCAACCGCCATCTCGAAACCGAGGACGAAGGCGGCGACGGCGATGCTTCCGGGGGCTGCGATTACCGCGGGCTCCGGCGGGCCGTCGAGACGCTCGAGGAACTGGGCGGCGTGCTCGGGCTCTCCTTTGCGGGCGAGACGACGGGGTCGGCGGAACTCGCCGGCGACGTCGTCGATCTCGTACTCGAGGTTCGCGAGCAGGAACGCGAGGCCGGCAACTACGAGCGCGCCGACGAACTGCGCGACGAACTCGAGGGGCTCGGAATCGAAGTGCAGGATACGGACGACGGGTCGACGTACCGGCTGCCCTCCGGCGAGTAA
- a CDS encoding presenilin family intramembrane aspartyl protease PSH, with amino-acid sequence MNDRTRILAAVGVTVLLFLGVQLGALALLEPFTESERQAVENPQDPTNSILYVGVMLVATGLMLAAFKYDLDNLIRLLLVGVSVMISWYVFAELVPSLVGPFVSGGVADALAIAASLAVGAALLWYPEWYVIDSAGVVMGAGAAALFGISFGLLPALVLLSVLAIYDAISVYGTEHMLDLADGVMDLKIPVVLVIPMTLSYSYLAAGSTDDVLEDGGDESDETETDANTDEPDADTDEPDAGALERDALFIGLGDAVIPTILVASAAAFLDVGTLAVPGIALNLPALGALLGTIAGLLVLMWMVLKGRAHAGLPLLNGGAIGGYLLGALASGLSIATAIGL; translated from the coding sequence ATGAACGACCGAACCCGGATCCTTGCCGCCGTCGGCGTGACGGTCCTCCTGTTTCTCGGCGTCCAACTCGGTGCGCTCGCGTTGCTCGAGCCCTTTACCGAGTCCGAGCGCCAGGCCGTCGAGAACCCCCAAGATCCGACCAACAGCATCCTCTACGTCGGCGTCATGCTCGTCGCGACCGGGCTCATGCTCGCCGCGTTCAAGTACGATCTGGACAACCTCATCAGGCTCTTGCTCGTCGGCGTCAGCGTGATGATCTCGTGGTACGTCTTCGCCGAACTCGTCCCGTCGCTGGTCGGGCCGTTCGTCTCCGGGGGAGTCGCCGACGCCCTCGCGATCGCGGCCTCGCTGGCCGTCGGTGCGGCGCTGCTGTGGTACCCCGAGTGGTACGTCATCGACAGCGCCGGGGTCGTGATGGGTGCCGGTGCCGCCGCCCTCTTCGGGATCAGTTTCGGACTGCTCCCCGCGCTGGTCTTGCTCTCGGTGCTCGCGATCTACGACGCCATCAGCGTCTACGGCACCGAACACATGCTCGACCTCGCCGACGGCGTCATGGACCTCAAGATTCCCGTCGTCCTCGTGATCCCGATGACCCTCTCGTACTCCTATCTCGCCGCCGGCAGCACCGACGACGTTCTCGAGGACGGCGGCGACGAGTCCGATGAAACCGAGACCGACGCAAACACCGACGAACCCGACGCGGACACCGACGAACCCGACGCGGGCGCGCTCGAGCGCGACGCGCTGTTCATCGGTCTCGGTGACGCGGTCATTCCGACGATTCTCGTCGCCAGCGCGGCCGCCTTCCTCGACGTGGGCACGCTCGCGGTTCCCGGAATCGCGCTCAACCTGCCGGCACTCGGCGCGCTGCTCGGAACGATCGCCGGGTTGCTCGTACTGATGTGGATGGTCCTCAAGGGGCGAGCCCACGCCGGACTACCGCTGCTCAACGGCGGCGCGATCGGCGGCTACCTGCTCGGCGCGCTCGCGAGCGGGCTCTCGATCGCCACCGCGATCGGGCTGTAG